The following nucleotide sequence is from Salvia miltiorrhiza cultivar Shanhuang (shh) chromosome 7, IMPLAD_Smil_shh, whole genome shotgun sequence.
CATATCTCTTTTTAGTTATTAGTGTAATAATATACCTTCCAGATGCAAATCCAGCTGATACTCGGCTGTTAATATCTTTAAAATTAGCTCTTTTGGTAGCCTCAAGCAAAGCTGTAACACCAAAAGGAATAGAATCAGTGAAACCAAGCAAATATTTAACCTATAATCTTTTGTCTTTCAAATGGCTTTGATAAGACAAGAAGCTACAATCGTTTTGGTTGGAAAACAACATTTTGCAGAGATAATGAGatacaaataatattataacacattccttttaaaaaaataatatcctgaaacataaattttatttgcGAGTTGAAGTATAGTTTGCTGCATGAATCAGATATCATTCGAAACCAGAACTCAAAATAATCTATGGAAGATGGATGCCATGGGAAATTTGTACGCATAAAATTAGTTACAAGATAGGATGATATTACAAACCAAATCCAGGGCCACTGCTAGAGAGGTATGGCAACCGATATACATCTGCCTTTTCCAGCTTCAAGACATAGCTGCCATGAAAACATCTTTTATTAGTGATAACACAGTAACATAATGTAGATCTAACATCCAAGTAACTAATAAAGTTTCTCGACTCTGATTTTCATTGGCCACTTCTCTGCCAACTCACAAAAAACTGAAATTGGTAGTTTGTGTTCCTAATGTCAGGGGCAGTAAAATTGAGCTTTATCTGTTAAATGTAAGTTTAGTGCAAAAGTTTCTAATATCTTATGATGTTCATTTATCAGAATTAAAATCTCAAATCAGAAGTAGGCATCTCATTGAAAGTAAAGGTTTGAGGTCTCTTAAAATGGAAGAAAACTTTCTTGATACGTACGCGCTACCTGCTTCAATAAAACGCTCAGCCATAACTGCATTCTGGCAAGTGAATTCACCAAGAAGTGGAATCCTGGAAATTGGCAAAGAGGCAGACACATCTACTATCAGAAAACCAATAGATAAAACACACCAGTATTATGTAATAGAGGTTTGAGATGGTCGTTTCCATAGACAAATGCATTAATCGTTCAAGTAAGCATAAAACCTGAGCTGTTGAAATAGCCCGGGAAGCGGTGATGAGGTCGTCAATGGCGTGTTCAGGATTGCAAGCTTTGACACTCTGCTTTGATTTTTCAAAGCCCAAGTCAATCCATACGATCCCACAACAAATCCCTACAAAACGCAGGGAATTCACGTAAAATTTGCAGACATactagtttcaaaaatattatgagGAAGCAGGACAAAGATCCAAACCTGAACTACTAGGTAAAAGGGATCAGTAAGCCCAAGAGTATCCAGTAATTTGTCAAACACTTCATGGAATTCTTCCTCTgtcaattaaaattttcagattcTCGTCAACAAATCCAAAACTATTTGCCATATAATCGCAAAATGAAATAAAGGATCGGTAAGCTGCAAAACCTGTGTAGTCAAATCCATATCCAGCCTGTGGCTTGTCACTAAAACCAAATCCTATCCAGTCAGGTGCAAGGCAGTGAAACCCAGCATCCGACATCTACGAAACGATAGCCATGGAAATCAATAAAAGACAAACATAATTTGTTTAGAATTCAATGGTCACAAAAGATCATAAATCCCAAGACTCATTTAATGGCTGTAGTTGAACAAGAAAAATATGCTCAAAACACTATGTTGCAAAATCTATGAACTCAGTTATTAGATCAGCAGCAGTTACCTGAGACATAACAACTCGATAGCTGTACGACTGTGTTGGAGCACCATGGAGAAACACGATGGTTCCACGCCCTCTTTCACGCGATCCTGCAAAGGAAATGAACCAAATTTATCTGATTTCAACTGAAAAAAACATGTTGATGCGAGTGTGTTACCTGTTTCTCTTACAAACCATCGAAAACCTCCCGACTTAATGTAAGAGCCATATTCCTTTCCCTTGCcttctattttcttttataaGAGAAATGACATCAAATACAAATATCAGTTCATATTCCCCAAATAGAAGCATAACGTCATCAATTTCACCAACATAACACTTAAATAAgaaacgaaaaaaataaattagagacAGATTAAGGGCATCTAAAGCATAATTTCACCTAAAATGttaaataataattacataAAGCATTTGGCCGACGTTCCCGTCCTCGGCAGGGGATTCCGGTAGCTGAATGGCGCTGCGGCTGGAAGGATTATCGGTGACGAACCCAAACGGATTGAAAGCAGTTTCGTCATCGTCGTTTTTGGAAGCTTCCACGCTTATACGGGCGAATCGTTTCTGATTGAATAATTTATTAGATAAGAAAGTAGAAGTGGGCGGGGAGATGAGAGGcggatgagagaggagagagaaaggcaTTGCGGCGGTGGAGAGGTGTGGCGAGTGGTGGAGGGACTTGGAATTTTAACGACCTCCAGCAGTCACTAACTACTCATCCTCAACTGAATCTCTCTGCTTTCGTATTATTTCGTTTTAATTTTTGTCTGCTAATGAATAATGGTGAATTGACCATATTACCCTCCTTCCACAACTCAATAATTATATTGTGCATGAATTGAGGTCAATCAAAATAGGTACTCTTCTGTTCAAGCTTCTATAGATTTCTATTGTTTCTACTCTACACAGATCTTATTTTAACTATCAGTAGAAATAGATGATCTATATATGTATGATAGATGCAAACTTATAAATACGTTAATAGAATTCGAATCTATGatttttaatgttaaaaaatttaCTCCGTCATTTAACCGTGTCAATAAAATATgtatttcattatttattttatatttaagagAGGGATTTTATCTCTCTTTTAATCTTAATTGTAGACATTATACATATTAAAAGATGTCATATGTATTTTGTAATTTTGCTCTTCACTAGTTTTAAAATCCATAAAAAAAGTGTTTGATTATGGATTGGTGGGTTAAAATAAAACTAGTGAATTTGGATGATAAAATGCCAAAAGACAAAAGAGGTTTAAATGATTATGTAGCAAGAAATAGCTTCTAATAAAATGTCGAAAAACGATAAATCaatgtaaaatataaaataaaataaaataaaataatttataaaaatgatAGTTTAGATTGCATTctctttaattataaatttatcatgaaataaatgagaaatacaaaaatatgattattttttatcagactacttttattcaattttatattCTCAAATGAGAAAAACATGAGAAAATGTACTCCATGTAAGAAGAAATGTATCAAAAATACATTccgaaaagaaaagaaaaaaatatataaaaaataagataaaGCAAATAGCAAAAATGTCCTCCCCAGCCCCAGGAAacaaattctgattttggtAGTTGGAAAAAATTGGAAAGACCTGAAAATGCAAGGgcctacaaataaaataactgaTGAGCTACGGAAAAGATACTAACCTCTCAGACTTTGACGCAACCAGACGTCAACCTCTCCTCCACCAATGGCCGACGCCGCCGTCTTATCTCCCGCCGGTGACGGCCTATCGTCTAATTCCGGCATCGAAATTACCGTAAGACTTTACTAGTTATTTACTCTCGATGCCGTTAACTGCGATTTATTGACCGCCTGAGGACTGTATCACACCTCTCCCTTTCCCCAATTCGgtgccctaatttttttttaatcatttccTTTTCTATGAATGCCAAACATCGTCGCTGGGGAATTCATATAATTTTTTAGCTTTTAACGTTTGTATTTTCTCTTTGTTTTTTTATGCATGCATTTGCTTTGTGATTCATCTACGTGAATTTGCTGTATCAACCTCATTTTTATTTACTTCTGCGTTTAACAGACATGTCATTACCTGCAGCAGATCTCAGTAGAAactgaaaaatggaaaaatgttATTGCTCGAAAGTTATCTTGCTTGTTTGCTAGATATCACAATGTAGATTGCAATTTGTGGTTTTTGTGAAATCTGTCTCTGCTACTAAGTTGAGTAGATGCTATGCGTAGAAAAACACACTAGCAAGGGCCCGATGCAAGAAAATAGTTTGTGGGTGCTAAAATTGATAATTTCCAGACATGAGGGGtgttaaaataaaacaaaaatcgGTGGTGTCATAATTTTAagttaaaaattttggttgGGGTTGCTGGAGCTCCCCAAGTACCCTCTTGATATTAGGTGTTGATAGCAAACGGTATTTTTCGGCCAATACACGGGTATGTGTGTGTGGGTGATAGCGAAAATATTGCTTACTGGATCCAGAAGTAGCATACATAAAAACTAACcttttgttttccttcttgtttTTCGATCATTAGTATCTTTTTAGGAAAAAAACTATCTTGTTTGTGGTGCGTGACTACTTGCTCGTATTAGTCTCATTAGGGCTCTGGTTCTCTTTCCATATGTGTCAACTTAGTATACTTTTTTGCTGTTGCTGTTGCATTTTCGTGTTAGGTGGATGAAACTTCTGAAAACAGTGAAGAACTGCTGGATGAAGGAGTGGAAGGCTTCAAGATTGAAGCCCCTGATCTTCGAACTGAAGACAGCAAAATGCTTAAACTCAAGAGCAATGATCTTGAGAATGCCATTCAACAAGTGCTTGGAATTGGAAGAGCTGACCTTGAGAATGATGGCAAGCAGGTGCTCGGCATTCATAATGTGGACCTTCAAGATGAGAGTGAGAATGTGCTCGAATTTGAGAGGAATGGCCACGAGAGCAACCGTGAGAAAATGCTTGAGATCCGAAGCAATGACAGGGACAGCAGCAGTGACCAAATGCTTGGTATAACTGGCAATGAAGCGGGTGCTCAAAATGATCATACACTTGGAAAGTCATATCTCCCACCTGTCGAGGGAATGGAGTTTGAATCATATGATGATGCCTATAACTACTACAACTGCTATGCCAAGGAGCTTGGATTTGGTATCAGGGTCAAATCTTCATGGAAAAAACGTAACAGCAAAGAGAAGCGTGGGGCAGTACTCTGTTGCAACTGTGAGGGCTTTAAAACAATGAAAGAAGCATGTACTCGAAGAAAGGAAACAAGGACGGGGTGTCTGGCAATGATAAGGTTGCGGTTGGTGGAGTCAAACAGATGGAGGTTGGATGAAGTAAAACTAGAACATAACCATTTATTTGATCATCAGAAAGCTCAAAACTCCCGGTCACATAAGAAGATGGAAGCAGGGATCAAGAGGAAGTCGGGATCTGCTGTTGATGTGGAAGTAAAAACAATTAAGCTTTATCGAACTCCAGCTGTTGATGCTGTGGGTTATGGAAGCTCAAGTGAAAGAGATTTCGGCCACCACACGGATCAGTTGAAACGTTTGAAATTTAGAAATGGTGATCTTGAAGCTCTTCACAATTATTTTCATCAGGCCCAGCTTGCTGACCCGAACTTCTTTTACATTATGGATTTAAACGATGAAGGGTATGTGAGGAATGTTTTCTGGATCGATTCCAGGTCAAGGGCTGCCTATGGCTATTTTGGTGACGTGGTAGTTGTTGACTCAACATGCCTGTCAAATAAGCATGATATTCCACTGCTGTCATTCAGTGGATTGAATCACCATGGTCAATCTGTGTTAATGGGTTGTGGACTGCTCGCTGAAGAAACCTTCGAGACTTATGTTTGGTTATTGAGAGCATGGCTGACATGTATGTTGGGACGTCCTCCACAAACTATAATTACAGACCAATGCAAGGCATTGCAGGGTGCAATCTCTGAGGTTTTCCCAAGGGCTCATCATTGTCTCCATTTACCACGTGTAATGCAGAGCATTCACGAAAAATTAGGGGAGGTGGGTGAGTCGCAAGTATTTCAAACAATATTAAACCGAACAGTGTACAGCTCAATGAAGATAGAAGAATTTGAAACGGGCTGGGAGGAGATGATTCAAAAATTTTCCATCAGAGATCATGAATGGCTCAATAGCTTGTATGAAGAGCGAGAAAGATGGGCTCCAGTTTACTTGAAAAACTCCATTTTCGCTGGAATATTTACTTATCAGCCTGGTGAATACGCAAATCCATTTTTTCATGGCTATTTAGATGATCAAATGACCTGGACTGAATTCTTCAAGGTTTACGAATTACTTCAACAAAAAATGATCCAGAGGGAAGCTCTTGATGATGTCGAGTCGAGAGAGTTTAGACCAGTGTTAAGAACTAGGTGCAGTTATGAAACGCAGGCCTCTGAACTCTATACCAAAGAGATATTCTTGAAGTTCCAAGAAGAGGTGGCGCTGATGCCTGGTTGTTTCAGTGTGACTCGTGTTCATGTAAACGGGCCAATAATCACATGTATGGTTAAAGAACGAGACGATGGAGGAGATGCAAGGGAAGCACGGAACTTTGAAGTTGTGTATGATAAAATAGGCATGGAGGTTCGTTGCATTTGTTGTTGCTTCAGTTTCAGAGGATATCTATGCAGGCATGCGTTGACCATCCTGAAATACAACGGGGTGGAGGAGATCCCCGGCCAGTACATCTTGACGCGGTGGAGGAAGGACATGAAACGCTTGTACATTCCTGATCTTGGCTCCAACAGTATCGACATTAGCAACCCTGTGCAATGGCACGAGCATCTGTATAGACGCGCCATGCAAGTAGTTGCGGAAGGGATGGCATCGCAGGATCATCATATGGTTGCGTGGCAAGCATTCAAGGAATCGCTCAATAAGGTTCGGCTTGCTGCAGAGAAACCTGTGTAGTGTAGAGTATAGTAGAGTAGCAATATAGGGAATGTACAGTTATAAAATCTTACTAATTGTATATACATTGATTCTCCTGGCTCTTGTTTATTATACACAGAATAGTTTGCGACACATGGCTGAAATGATGGTTATTTTCACGTCAATTTATTTGTATTGCTAAAGTGAATACATATACATTTTTGACGAGAATCCAACACGATTAAGTTCTTTGGGTTTAAGACATGTTTTGGTTGTTCCcgtttaaattaaaaacatattttGATTAATGGTTGGGTAAAGTAACGAGGAGCTGAAGGTGGTGGTGAGATTTTCACATTCATGTTTAATCACAAAATATAGGGGCCTAATCGAAATACCACTAAAATGTAGGGGCctaaatgtataaatttttatgaaattaattgGACGGGAACAAAAGTTTGCAAGGGTACATCCGACAATTCGACCAAAATTGCGAAGATGTGATAATGTGAACCGGAGGCACTGCTTTGTCTGTACAACCAACCACATCTGAAGGACTGCTCCACCGCCGGACCGCCGCGATTTCCCGGCCGCGCCGCCGATTAAATATCGCCATTAGTCGAGAGTAAGCATATCCCTCTGTGTGCGTGATCCTATTTGCATACgtatttaaattgtatattgaTTTTCTGAAGGCAGGGATTTTGTGACTGTAGAATGATT
It contains:
- the LOC130992264 gene encoding uncharacterized protein LOC130992264 isoform X1; this translates as MPFSLLSHPPLISPPTSTFLSNKLFNQKRFARISVEASKNDDDETAFNPFGFVTDNPSSRSAIQLPESPAEDGNVGQMLYKIEGKGKEYGSYIKSGGFRWFVRETGSRERGRGTIVFLHGAPTQSYSYRVVMSQMSDAGFHCLAPDWIGFGFSDKPQAGYGFDYTEEEFHEVFDKLLDTLGLTDPFYLVVQGFVVGSYGLTWALKNQSRVSKLAILNTPLTTSSPLPGLFQQLRIPLLGEFTCQNAVMAERFIEAGSAYVLKLEKADVYRLPYLSSSGPGFALLEATKRANFKDINSRVSAGFASGSWEKPILVAWGMSDKYLPQSVAEEFQKGNTDRVQLKVIEGAGHMPQEDWPEKVVGALRVFF
- the LOC130992265 gene encoding protein FAR1-RELATED SEQUENCE 8-like, with the translated sequence MADAAVLSPAGDGLSSNSGIEITVDETSENSEELLDEGVEGFKIEAPDLRTEDSKMLKLKSNDLENAIQQVLGIGRADLENDGKQVLGIHNVDLQDESENVLEFERNGHESNREKMLEIRSNDRDSSSDQMLGITGNEAGAQNDHTLGKSYLPPVEGMEFESYDDAYNYYNCYAKELGFGIRVKSSWKKRNSKEKRGAVLCCNCEGFKTMKEACTRRKETRTGCLAMIRLRLVESNRWRLDEVKLEHNHLFDHQKAQNSRSHKKMEAGIKRKSGSAVDVEVKTIKLYRTPAVDAVGYGSSSERDFGHHTDQLKRLKFRNGDLEALHNYFHQAQLADPNFFYIMDLNDEGYVRNVFWIDSRSRAAYGYFGDVVVVDSTCLSNKHDIPLLSFSGLNHHGQSVLMGCGLLAEETFETYVWLLRAWLTCMLGRPPQTIITDQCKALQGAISEVFPRAHHCLHLPRVMQSIHEKLGEVGESQVFQTILNRTVYSSMKIEEFETGWEEMIQKFSIRDHEWLNSLYEERERWAPVYLKNSIFAGIFTYQPGEYANPFFHGYLDDQMTWTEFFKVYELLQQKMIQREALDDVESREFRPVLRTRCSYETQASELYTKEIFLKFQEEVALMPGCFSVTRVHVNGPIITCMVKERDDGGDAREARNFEVVYDKIGMEVRCICCCFSFRGYLCRHALTILKYNGVEEIPGQYILTRWRKDMKRLYIPDLGSNSIDISNPVQWHEHLYRRAMQVVAEGMASQDHHMVAWQAFKESLNKVRLAAEKPV
- the LOC130992264 gene encoding uncharacterized protein LOC130992264 isoform X2 yields the protein MSQMSDAGFHCLAPDWIGFGFSDKPQAGYGFDYTEEEFHEVFDKLLDTLGLTDPFYLVVQGFVVGSYGLTWALKNQSRVSKLAILNTPLTTSSPLPGLFQQLRIPLLGEFTCQNAVMAERFIEAGSAYVLKLEKADVYRLPYLSSSGPGFALLEATKRANFKDINSRVSAGFASGSWEKPILVAWGMSDKYLPQSVAEEFQKGNTDRVQLKVIEGAGHMPQEDWPEKVVGALRVFF